A region from the Cannabis sativa cultivar Pink pepper isolate KNU-18-1 chromosome 9, ASM2916894v1, whole genome shotgun sequence genome encodes:
- the LOC133031460 gene encoding uncharacterized protein LOC133031460, with the protein MTMNKLMVSLLTDNKLFVANIVKWKDNINIALIGENAMFVLTDEAPEQQGENATKEIKEKLEHWKNANKKARYFMSSSMVDTLKTRFANTLMAAEIMNQLTGLFRITSDHARFEATKNFINAQMKPHRNVHDHLLQMASYF; encoded by the coding sequence ATGACTATGAATAAACTCATGGTGTCACTATTGACTGACAACAAGCTCTTTGTAGCTAATATTGTCAAATGGAAAGATAACATCAATATTGCTCTCATCGGTGAAAATGCcatgtttgtgttaactgatgAAGCTCCTGAACAACAAGGTGAGAATGCGACCAAGGAAATTAAGGAAAAGCTCGAGCATTGGAAAAATGCTAACAAGAAAGCTCGGTACTTTATGTCGTCTAGCATGGTCGACACCTTGAAGACAAGGTTTGCCAATACTCTCatggctgcagaaatcatgaaccAGTTAACTGGACTGTTCAGGATTACGTCAGATCATGCTCGTTTTGAGGCGACGAAGAATTTTATAAATGCACAGATGAAGCCTCATCGAAACGTGCATGATCACCTGCTCCAGATGGCAAGTTACTTCTAG